AGGAGGGCGCTGTTAACATAAAAGAAGGGGTTTTCTACCGTGGCCGCTATGAGGGTGATGTTACCCTCCTCAACATCGGGAAGGAGAGCGTCCTGCTGGAGCTTGTTGAAGCGATGTATTTCGTCGAGGAAGAGGATGGTTCTCGTGCCCCTTCCCAGGTGCGCCCGGGCGTTCTGTATGACTTTCCTGAGGTCATCGAGACCGGCTGTCGCTGCATTGAGCCACTCGAATCGGGCATTCGTCTTTGCTGCGATTACCCTGGCAAGGGCGGTCTTACCCGTGCCGGGAGGTCCGTAAAGGATTATCGAGGTGATCCTGTCCGCCTCTATCGCCCGTCTAAGGAGCTTGCCTTCGCCGAGAATATGCCCTTGTCCGGCATACTCGTCGAGGTTCCTCGGACACATGCGATAGGCAAGGGGTTCATGAAGGTTTTCGTCATGAAAGAGATCCATACTGAACTCTAACGCTTTTACGGCTGTTCTGTCCAGATCAAGGGAAGCGCGAGACCGGGGCAAGGGGTATGGTAGAATAATAATGATCTCCAATCTGAAAAAATCCTCAATGCCATTATTGAAAGGGGTCCTTTATGCTGAAAAGAGAAGCGGTAGATTCTTCGACGATCAGGGTGATACTCCGTGACGGACGGAGCCTCAAGGTGAGGCCCATCAGTCCGCAGGACAGGGAGAAGCTGAGAGATCTCTTCTACCGGTTGAGCCCCCAGACCCGTTATTTCCGGTTCGGCTACATGAAGACCTATATCAGCGAGGAGGAATTGACCTACTTCGCTGAAGTCGACCCTCCCGATGTGTATGCATACGTCGCCCTCACAGGAGAGGGAGAGGATGAGAAGATCGTTGCCGTCGGAAGGTGGTTTCTCAATCCCGACCGAAGAACTGCAGAGATATCCTTTGTCGTCGAGGACAAGATACAGGTCAGGGGGGTCGGAACGGCGCTTCTCGAGCAGCTTGTCGAGGCAGCCCTCAGGTACAAGATAAAGGCTTTTGTGGCAAGGATATTGCTGGAGAACACCCGAATGATGGAGGTCTTTGAAGAGTCCGGTTTCAAAATCGGCAAGAAGGTGCATGAGGATGCTTACGAGATCACCTTCGACCTCGAGGAGCAGGAGGAATATGATAAGAGGCAAGCCCACCGCGAGCACATCGCGAGGTCGGCGGGTGTGCGGAAGATCCTCTGTCCCGGGAGCGTCGCGGTCATCGGCGCATCACGGGACACTGACAGTGTGGGCGGCAAGGTCTTTCGCAACCTGCTTCATGAGATCTTCTCCGGCCCGATCTTCCCGGTGAATCCTAAGTCCTTCTCCGTGGGAGGTGTTCTCTGCTATGCGTCGGTGGACGACGTTCCTGCTGATGTCGATCTTGCCGTAGTCGTTATCCCCGCCGCCAAGGTTCTCGACATCGTCGATGAATGCGGGAAAAAGGGTGTTGCCGGGTTGATCATCATATCTGCAGGCTTCGCTGAGAGCGGTCCCGAGGGTAAAGAGCGGCAGAGGCAGCTGAGGGAGAAAATCCTCTCCTATGGAATGCGGTGCGTCGGCCCAAACTGTCTCGGTGTCATCAATACTGATCCGGCGGTCAATCTGAACGCAACCTTCTGCCGCATCAAGCCAAGGAGGGGTGGCCTGAGCATAAGTTCCCACAGCGGTGCCCTCGGTCTGGCGCTCCTTGATTACGCAAAGGGTAATGACCTCGGAATCGCTCACTTCGCAAGTATCGGCAACCGCGTTGATATCTCCTCAAATGATCTCATGGAATTCTGGGAGGACGACGAGTACACAAAGGTCATTCTCCTCTATCTCGAGAGCTTTGGGAATCCTCGTAAATTCAGCCGCATTGCACGCCGCGTCTCACGGACAAAACCGATAATTGCCCTCAAGGCCGGGAGGAGTGACGTGGGCAGAAGGGCGGCGAGCTCTCATACCGGGGCCCTCGCGGCCTCGGACATCGCCGTTGATGCCCTTTTCCGCCAGGCCGGCGTGATAAGGGTCAACACGATAGAGGAGATGTTCAATGTGGCAAAGAGCCTCGTTGACCAGCCCATACCAAAGGGGCCGAGGGTCGCTATCCTCACGAATGCGGGCGGCCCCGGTGTTCTGGCTGCCGATGCGGCCATCGGCCTGGGTCTCAGCGTACCGACGCTGTCGGAAGAGACCCAGAGAAGACTGAAGGATTTCCTGCCCAGGGAGGCTGCCTTCGCGAACCCTGTGGATATGATCGCCTCTGCTCCTGGAGAGCACTTTGAGCGGGGACTGAAGGTGCTCCTCGATGACCTTGATATCGACGCGATCCTCGTTATGAATGTCGCGATACGGCCTTCTGAAGAAATTGCAGCGGGTATTCGGAGGGCAATGACAGGATATGAGGGCGACAAGACCGTGATAGCCTCTTTCTTAATGTCCGAGGCCCATTCGATTGACCTTCGGTATGACGGTCAGAAACAGGTCCCGCTTTACGCTTTTCCCGAAGACGCCATACTGGCACTCTCCCATGCCTATCCTTATGGCCAGCACAGAAGTCGTGAAGAGGGGCATATCCCGGTATTCGCTGATATCAGCGAGGAAAGGGCCAGGAAGTATCTTGAAGCAGCAGGTGTTCTCACTGACGAAGGCTGCTGGCTGCCGCCTGAGGTTGCGACGGGGCTCTTTAAGGAGTACGGCATACCCGCTATCGATACGAGGGCTGCTTTCTCTGCTGAGGAAGCGGCTGATTGTGCTGAGAAAATCGGTTTCCCCGTGGTGATGAAACTCCGCTCGAAGACCATCACCCACAAGACCGATGTGGGCGGAATTATCCTCGGCCTCAAGGATGATGAGGAGGTGAGGCAGGCCTTTGACGAGATAAGGACCCGCCTGAAGGCGATGGGAAGGGGGGCTGAAATGGAAGGCGTTATACTGCAGCCGATGATCGAGGGAGGCCAGGAGGTGATCGTCGGCATGTCTCAGGACCCTGTGTTCGGCCCGCTCATGATGGTTGGCCTTGGCGGCATCCACGTCGAACTCATCAAGGACGTCGCTTTTTCCCTTCACCCGTTACGCGACGGGGACCCTGACTATATGCTCAGCCAGCTGAAGAGCCTGCCTTTACTGCAGGGCTGGCGGGGGAGTCCGCCAAAGGACATCGATGTGCTCAAAGACGTCCTTCTCCGGTTCTCTGCGCTCATCGAAGACTTTACAGAGATCGCCGAGGTCGAGATAAATCCGCTCATCGTCTTTGACAAAGGCAAGGGATGTGCGGTCGTTGATGCCCGCGTATTGTGCAAGAAGGCTGGCGATCATTAGGCGGCCAGCCCTTCGCCGAGAAAGGAGCTCCCCGGGAAGGCTCTTTATTCAGTACTAAAATTCCTGTCAGGAGCACAGGCTGCGAGCCTTTCCCTGCCGTAAGGCGAAAGCCGGCGCAATTCCCTGATTATGGGCGGCAAAACTTCAACAACCCTGTCGATCTCTGCCTCGGTATTGTAGCGGCTGAGGGAGAACCTGATCGAGCCGTGGATGGCGGTGAAGGGGATTCCCATCGCCCTGAGCACATGGCTTGGTTCAAGGGAACCCGTTGTGCATGCCGATCCCGATGATGCGCATATGCCGAATTCGTCAAGCCTCAGGAGGATGGCCTCTCCCTCAACGTACTCGAAACTGATGTTCGTGGTGTTCGGAAGCCGGTGCTCCCTGTCGCCATTGACCCTTGCGTCGGGGCATCTCGCGAGGAGTGCACTTTCGAGCCTGTCCCTCAGGGAGCCGACGAAGAGACGTTCTTCATTGATCCTTTGCCTCGCAAGCTCACAGGCCCTTCCGAGGGCGATGGCGGATGCGATATTCTCTGTCCCTGCCCTCCTTCCGCGCTCCTGATGGCCGCCGATGATATAGGGATAGAAGCGTGTGCCTTTCCTCACATAGAGCACACCGACACCTTTGGGAGCGTGGAGCTTGTGGCCTGACAGGGAGAGCATATCAACCGTCAGTCTCTTTACATCAATCGGGATCTTGCCTGCCACCTGAACGGCATCAGTGTGAAAGAGGATCCCCCGCTCTCTCAGGACCTCTCCCATTTCAGCTACCGGGAATATCACGCCTGTCTCGTTGTTCGCATACATGATCGAAACTATTGCGGTATCATCATCGATCGCTCTCGAGAAGAATTCCCTATCGAGCCTCCCGAGGCTGTCAACAGGAACGAAGGTGACGCGGAATCCCCTCCTCGCGAAGTGTTTCGAAAAGTTGAAGACGGCGGGATGCTCGACCTTCGATGTGATGATATGCCTCTTGCGGGGATAGGACTCTATGGCGCTCATGATCGCGGTGTTGTCGCTTTCGGTGCCGCAACTCGTGAAGATGACCTCTTCCGGTTCTGCATTGATAAGCGCGGCGACTTTTGCCCGCGCTTCTTCCAGGGTCCTGTGGAGCTGTCCGCCGAAGGTATGCATGCTTGAGGGGTTGCCATAGAAGTCTCTTAGATAGGGGAGCATCTCATCGAGGACTTCCGGGGCTACTGCCGTGGTCGCATTATTGTCGAGATAAATTGGCTTCACGCCTCCTCCACGATAAGATCTTTGCTGACAAGTTCCCTCAGTTTTTCCTCAATACCCTTTATGGTGACGCCGCCCATGGGACAGGAGACACACATTGCCCTCAGGGCTATGATGACCCTGTTGCCGTCTATGTCAATAAGCTTAAGATCTCCGCCATCTGCCTGCAGGGCCGGGCGTATCTCTTTTTCGAGGACGTCCTCGACGAGGGCTATCTTCTGGAGGTTCGTCATTTTTTTCTGCGTATGAGGTTTTTCAGAAGGGGGGGTGGTGATCCAGAGCTCCTTCAGGATCGCCTCGACGGCCGGGATACAGGCGCCGCAGCCGCCGCCTGCCTTTGTGTAGTTCGTAATCTCTTCAACCGTCGTAAGGCGGTTTTCGATGGCAACGCGCCGTATCTTCTCTTCTGAGACCTCAAAACACTTGCAGATGATCTTCTCCGCAACCTCAGGTGCTTTCTCTTCGCCCCGGTAATTGGCAACTGCGGCCTCCAGGGCCTCTCTGCCCATGACCGAGCAGTGCATCTTCTCAGCAGGCAGGCCGCCTAGGTAATCTGCAATGTCCTGATTGGAGATCGTGAGGGCCTCATCGACGGTCTTGCCTTTGATGAGTTCCGTGAGGACTGAGGAGCTTGCGATGGCAGAGGCGCAGCCGAAGGTCTGAAATTTCGCATCAACGATCCTCCCCGTCTCTTTATCGACCTTAATCGTCAGTTTCAGTGCATCCCCGCAGAGTATGCTCCCGACCTCTCCGATGCCGTCGGGGTTCTCGATCTCGCCGACGTTCTTCGGATGAAGGAAGAAATCTTTTACCTTTTTCGTGTACTCCCACATGATTTATACATACCAGAGAATGGAGGGCAAGTCAAACTGTCCGTAATGAACATCCTGAATCGTCGTCTGTCGGCGTGATCTTCGTTGGGGCTGGCTATGAGATTTTTTTCTTGACTTTAAAGAGGACAAATGCTATCCTATTTACATAGAGAGAGGTGGAGAGATCGAGATGACCGCATGAAGCCAGACACTGCGGGAGAACGGGAAAGAGAAGAGAAGCCCGGAAGTTGGGAGAAAGTACCAAAAACGGGTTAAAGAAAGGAGAAAGTCATGGCATTTTCAACATCCAAAAAAGGCGTCAGGGACTACTGTGACACCGTTTATACTGAATTAACGGGTATGAAGTCACGTCTTGACGATATCGTAAAAGAGATTAAGCTTATGAAGGGACCGGAAGCTGACCTACTCAGGTCGCATATACCGCATCTCGTCGAACTATCTGACAAAATCGGCTGGAAACTCGACCTGTTTCTGAAGGTCTGTCCCTCTGACTGGAAAGGATATGCTGCCGAGTTCGAACCGTCTGCTTCTGTCCTCGGGACAACGGAGTCAATACCCGGAGGGTATCCGGGCGGCTAATTTCCGATCTTTGAGAATACTGACACGAAATCCCGTTATTTACTGACGGCTGGAGACGCAAGTTCCAGTCGTTTCTTTTTGTTTGAGGCCGTCCCATACTCTGAGAAAGTCTTCAGACTTTGCCGTTGACCACAGAAGGAGATGTCCCTACGAAAGAAGATTCCTTGGGATGTTCGTACTTCCAAAGGCTGCCCATGCCATCTTTTTCGGACAATTTCGAGAAAGACTTTAGCAAGCGGCAGGAGACCTCAGGCCGGATACATTCCTGATAAGACGGTGAGGATGGTCTATGGTAAAATGATGCTAAAAAGAAGTCCTTAACGAAGAGGAGGGTGGCATCATGTTCCATACGGCGGACCCGAAGGACATCATGGAAGGCAGGATAACAGATGTCTATTTTGAGAGGACTCTCACGATACTGAAGGCAAAGGGTATCAATCCTGTTGTCAAGGCCGAATTCATCGCAAAGACCCTCCCCGATAACTGGCCGTGGGCATTGTTCGCAGGCATCGAGGAGGCGCTGAGCCTCATGAAGGATCTTCCGATTAAGGTTAGAGCGATGCGGGAAGGGACGGTCTTCTATCCTTACGAGCCTGTGATGGAGATCGAGGGAAGGTACCAGGACTTCTGCGTTTACGAGACCGCCCTTCTCGGCCTCATATGCCAGGCCTCCGGCGTTGCCACAAAGGCTGCACGGTTCAAGAAACTCGCAGGGGAGAGGCCGGTGATCAGCTTTGGCGCAAGGAGGATGCATCCCGTCCTTGCTCCTATGATTGAGAGAAATGCCTACATCGGCGGCTGTGACGGTGTCGCGGTGGTCAAATCCGGTGAGATCATCGGAGAAGACCCGATGGGAACCATGCCCCATGCATTGATCATCTGCACGGGTTCAACGGTGGAGGCGATAAAGGCCTTCGACGAGGTCCTGGAGCCGAAGATAAAGCGCGTTGCGCTCATCGATACCTTTCTTGACGAGAAATTCGAAGTTTTGAACGTTGCTGAAGCCATGGGCGAGAGGCTCTTTGCTGTCAGGTTCGACACACCGGGATCTAGGAGAGGGAACTTCTACCGGATTCTTGAGGAATGCAGGTGGGAGTTGCATCTCAGGGGTTACAGGGATATTAAGTTCTATGTAAGCGGCGGAATCAAGGAGGATGACCTGGCTGGTCTTAATCCTGTCGTCGATGGATACGGCATCGGCACTTCGATCAGTAATGCCCCTGTGGTGGATTACGCGATGGACATCATGGAATGTGAGGGCAAGCCCATTGCCAAGAGAGGCAAGTGGTCAGGCTCCAAGAGGGTGCTGAGATGTCCTTCCTGCTCAGAGCGGCTCATAGTGCCGAACAATAAGGAGCGGCACATCTGCAACTGCGGCGAGCTCTTTGTCGACATCCTCGTCCCCGTCCTTGACAACGGCAAATATCTCACAGATATGCCGTCTCATAAAGAGATCAGGGAATTCGTGTTGAAGCAGACGGAGGCATTGGGAGAGACGCTCTAGCTATGGGAATGACCATGGGCAGTCACGTCCTCTATGTTGCCCCTTTCAAATAGGCAGCCTTATGTTCTTTATCCTCTCTGCAATCTTTTTATGGAGTTCACTGGGGATCGTGATTAGGCTTTCGGACATTCCGGTTCATATCCTGATATTTTTTTCCTGTCTTATCTCGACCGTGATCATCGGTCCGGTATTCATGAGAGAGAAATACCGGCGGCTTATCCCGCGGGGCAGGGGTTTTCTCTCATTCATCATCCTTGGTCCCCTGAGCCTGCTCAACACCTTCTCTTTCTTCTATGCGTACAAGAACACAACGATCGCAAACAGCGTCCTGACTCACTATACCGCACCTATCTTTGTTGCCTTTCTTGCGCCCATATTTTTGCGTGAGCGACTGACAGGGAAGATCGTTCTTTCGGTCACTATCGCCACGGCCGGTCTGTGGACACTCCTCGATGTCTCAGTCAGCGGCTTTGTCTCCATGGCGGTCACGGGCAACAGGGATACCGGCGGTATTCTTGCAGGGCTTTTTTCAGGCTTTGCCTACGGAATGCTCGTAATCCTCATCCGGATATTCGCACAAAACTACCATCCCATGATTATGACCTTTTTTCAGAACCTCGTTGTTGCAGCCCTCCTCGTGCCCTTCGTCGGGATGGAGCGGGGTTATTCTTCCGCTCCCTGGGCCTTTGGAGTCATGGGCATTGTCCATTCCACGATAGCGCCTCTTCTCTATTTCAGGGGGATGAGGGTTGTAACGGCAAACAGGGCGGCCATTCTCGGCTATCTTGAACCTGTCTGTGCCATCATCTTCGGTGCGATATTCCTTGGCGAGGTCATAACTTATAAGACCGTAATCGGAGGGGCGCTGATACTCTTTTCAGGGTACCTGACGATAAGAGATTGATCTTACTTCCCTTCGCTTAAGCTTCGAACGCCAGACTCGGGCTTGGAATCCAGATTGCCAATAGGGCAGGCCTCAGGAGTCGCCTTGAACTCGTCGACGGGGTATCACCTGAGAGTTTTTGTCACTCCCGGTGCGGGGTCGCCCGGGCGATGGAGGCCTTCAGCGATCGAGGATCATAAAGGGGTTGCTCTTTGCGCCCGCCCGCATAAGTTACAAAAAAACCTTGACTTTTTCCTCTTCCAAACAATACAATTTTGCTGATACCATAAGGGGCATTGCCCTTCTTCGTTCATATCAAAAAGTCTTGAGGGCTCGGTACCTCAGAGGGAAGGAACCATGGGACATAAACTTCTCCTTGCTGATGACAGCATAACGATCCAGAAAGTCGTCGAGCTCGTCCTCGCCGGGGAGGGCTTTGATATTAAGGCTACCAATAACGGGGACGAGGCCTTATCCGCACGACCTTCGTTTAATCCGGATGTCATCCTGGCCGACATCGCGATGCCCGTTATGAACGGTTATCAGCTCTGTGAGAAGATCAAGTCTAACCCCGAGACAAGGAACATACCGGTTATATTACTCGCTGGGGCCTTTGAACCCATTGACGAAGCCCTTGCACGCAAGGTTGGGGCAGATGACTATATTGTTAAGCCCTTTGAATCTCAGGATCTCATCAGCAAAGTGAATGCCGTTATTGCCCGCGAAGCAGGGGAGGGCGTCTCCGGAGAAAGGCCAGAGGCCGAGGCTGTCGAAGCGGTCGTTGCAGAAGAAGACCTCTGGACGATGGAAGAGATTGGGGCTGAAGCGGCCAGTGAAGAAGCGGTAACCCCTGAGACCCTTTTGGGGGAAGTGGCAGGCCTTGGGGAAGCCTTTGAGCCGATCGAAGAGATCAAGGCAGAGATAGATGAACAGGAATTTCAGCCGCTTTCCGTTGAGGAGAGCATTATTGAGGAGTTTGTAGCACAACCGGAGACCGTGCCTGCTCCCGAGGCACAGCCGCCGGCTTTTCTGCAGCCTCAGATTGAAGTTCCATCACGGGACGAGGTAGTTGAGATATTCAGGAAGGCCGTTGATGAAAAGGTCGCGTCCCTCGTATCCGCTGAGGATATAAGGCACTCCCTGAAAGGAGCCATCGAGCAAAGGATTGTTCCTGCAGTCTCAGCGATCGACGTCAAAGATTCCCTGCTCGCTGCGACTGCCCCTGCAATCAGGGAGTCTGCAGAAACGGTCATGTCAGAGATCGCCCCGAAAATCATCGAGAGGATCCTCAGCGAGAAACTGCAGGATGTCATGGCGTCTCTGAGTAAAGAGATCGAGAAGGTTATCTGGGAGACCGTACCCCAGCTTGCTGAGACGATGATTTCGAAGGAAATAGAAAAGATTAAGGCCGAGATGTAGGAAACATGTAAAGAACGTATATAATCAAGAAGGATGAATATATGAAGGGCTGAGGAGAGAGAAGGAATTATCATTCTAAGACCCGTGTTCATCTCCTGCCTTCATCACGCATTATCAAGCCTTGTTTCACGCTCCCTCACAGAGTTCCTTTGAATAACGTTACGATGAAAGAATTGGAAAAGAGCTATAACCCCAAGGGAATCGAGGGGAAGTGGTACACCCTCTGGTCTGAAAGAGGCTATTTCAGTCCCGAGGCTTCCGGGGGAAAACCATACTCCATCGTTATCCCTCCGCCGAATGTCACCGGCTCTCTCCATATGGGCCATGCCCTGAACGCAGCGCTCCAGGATATCCTCATACGGTGGAAGCGGATGCTGGGCTATCGGTGCCTCTGGGTCCCTGGCACTGACCATGCCGGGATCGCTACACAGAATGTGGTGGAGCGGGAGCTCGCAAAGGAAGGGCTTGACAGAAACACCCTCGGGAGAGAGGCCTTCATTGAGAGGATATGGAAATGGAAGGCCGAATATGGCGGCAGGATCATCCACCAGCTGAAGAGGATAGGGGCATCCTGTGACTGGTCACGAGAGCGGTTTACTCTCGACGAAGGACTCTCGAGGGCAGTAAGGGAAGTCTTTGTCAGGCTCTATGAAGAAGGGCTTATCTATCGTGATAACAGACTCATCAACTGGTGTCCGCGATGCCACACGGCTCTCTCTGATCTTGAGGTCGAACACGAAGAACTCGATGGCCTTCTTACGTACCTTCGGTACCCCCTCTCTGATGGCGGAGGATATGTCATCGTTGCAACGACACGGCCCGAGACCATGCTTGGAGATACGGCGGTGGCTGTCAATCCTGGAGATGAACGTTACCGGGACATCATCGGTAAGACCCTTCAACTCCCGCTCACGGGCAGAGCCATTCCGGTAATATCCGACAGCGCCGTCGATCCTTCCTTCGGCACCGGCGCTGTTAAGGTGACGCCGGCCCATGATTTCAACGACGAGGCGATGGCAAAACGTCAAAGCCCCCCCTTGGACTTTGTCACCGTCATTGACGATAGGGGAAGGATGACCGAAGACGCCGGAAGGGTCTATGCCGGAATGGACAGATATGAATGCAGGAGAAGGGTTGTCAAAGATTTAAAGGAAGCCGGTCTCCTCGAGAAGGAGGAAAAATATCGCTATTCCGTGGGGCATTGCTACCGGTGTAAGACGATTATTGAACCCCTCTCGACCCTCCAGTGGTATGTAAGTGTGAAGCCCCTTGCCGGCGAGGCTATGACAGCGGTCAAAGACGGTAGGATCAGGATAGTCCCCGGCACCTGGGAGAACACGTATTTTTCATGGATGGAGAATATCAAGGACTGGTGCATATCACGGCAGATATGGTGGGGGCACAGGATACCGGTATGGTACTGTCAGGAGATGGAAAATGAAGACTGCAGGAGGCGGAAGGGGGTCGTCGTTCTCCGTGAGACACCCAGGGAATGTCCTTATTGCGGTTCGCTGAAATTGGTCCAGGACGAAGATGTCCTCGATACGTGGTTTTCATCGTCCCTCTGGCCCTTTTCTACCCTGGGATGGCCTGATGAAACAGCCGACCTGAGGACCTTCTATCCCACAAGCGTGCTCGTTACCGGCTTTGACATCCTCTTTTTCTGGGTGGCAAGGATGAGCATGATGGGAATAAAGTTCATGGAGGCCGTTCCTTTCAGGGACGTTTACATCCATGCCCTTGTGAGGGACTCAAAGGGACAAAAAATGTCGAAGTCAAAGGGCAATGTTGTGGACCCCCTTATCATGATAGAGAAGTACGGAGCCGATGCCTTCAGATTTTCCCTTGCGGCCTTTGCTGCGCAGGGGAGAGACATACGTTTCTCCGAAGAGCGTGTTGAAGGCTACCGATATTTTGTGAACAAGCTCTGGAATGCGGCGCGCTTCGTTATGATGAATGCAGAAGCTGCGGGTGTTGCGGCGGATGTGCGTCAGAGTGGTCTGCGTGCGGTTAAAGACCTGGCCGGAAGATGGGTCTTGTCCAGACTTGCCGCCACAACAGAGGAAGTCAACAAGGCCCTTGGGGACTACCGGTTTAATGATGCTGCGAGCAGCATCTATCAGTTCATCTGGCACGAGTTCTGCGACTGGTATATAGAGATGTCGAAAGATGCCCTTTACAGTGATGCCGGCGACAAGGCTGAAACGATCTCCTGCCTGCTCTCCGTGCTTGATAGTTCACTGCGCCTGCTCCATCCCTTTATGCCATTTGTTACTGAGGAGGTTTGGCAGAGCATAGGGAAGGCGGGAGAGAAGTCCGGGGAAAGCATAGTCATATCACCCTATCCCACTGACCTACCGAGGGATCATGACGCTGAAGAGGAGATGTTTTATCTCATGGAGGCCGTTGTCGGTATACGGAATGTCAGGGGAGAGATGAACATCTCTCCCGGCCTCGAGGTGAGGGCCTTTGTGAGGACCTTTACCGACAGGGCCTCTGAGGTACTGATGGAGAACAGCTCCTTCATCAAGAGGCTCGCGAGGGTTACGGAGATGACGATAGGAAGGGGGATAGAACGGCCAAAGGGAGCTGCCACGGCGGTTAAAGACTCCTTTGAGATCTATGTACCCCTTGAAGGGCTTCTCAATATTACTGCTGAGATTGACAGGCTCATGAAGGAGAAGAAAAAAGTGGAAGAGTCACTGGGCCTTCTGGAGAGGAAGATGATGAATGATGACTTCTTGAAAAGGGCGCCAAGGGATATTGTCGAAAAGGAAAAGGCAAAGCATCAGGAACTCATGCAGAGGGACGAGAGGCTTGAGCTGGGTATTCAAAGGCTGAAGGAAGTGGAGGTCAAGAATGGCTGATCCGGAAGTGAAAGAGCTCGCAGGTGCAGACCTGGAATTCGTAGAAGCAGAATTTCTCACGATCAGGCAGAGTACGGTAAGATCCGTTGAAGGAGGACACGTAGAACTTCAGCAGGTCGGGGCTCTGAGTCTGGACGGTGAACGGGTTGAGATGACCCAGAGCGCCTCGACGATTGTCCGTGGTGGAGATATCACTCTTAATCAGGGGATAAGCGTCGTTACAGCGGGCAATGCTGTTAGTCTAAATTACTCCTTCTCGCAGA
This genomic window from Thermodesulfovibrionales bacterium contains:
- a CDS encoding valine--tRNA ligase, which gives rise to MKELEKSYNPKGIEGKWYTLWSERGYFSPEASGGKPYSIVIPPPNVTGSLHMGHALNAALQDILIRWKRMLGYRCLWVPGTDHAGIATQNVVERELAKEGLDRNTLGREAFIERIWKWKAEYGGRIIHQLKRIGASCDWSRERFTLDEGLSRAVREVFVRLYEEGLIYRDNRLINWCPRCHTALSDLEVEHEELDGLLTYLRYPLSDGGGYVIVATTRPETMLGDTAVAVNPGDERYRDIIGKTLQLPLTGRAIPVISDSAVDPSFGTGAVKVTPAHDFNDEAMAKRQSPPLDFVTVIDDRGRMTEDAGRVYAGMDRYECRRRVVKDLKEAGLLEKEEKYRYSVGHCYRCKTIIEPLSTLQWYVSVKPLAGEAMTAVKDGRIRIVPGTWENTYFSWMENIKDWCISRQIWWGHRIPVWYCQEMENEDCRRRKGVVVLRETPRECPYCGSLKLVQDEDVLDTWFSSSLWPFSTLGWPDETADLRTFYPTSVLVTGFDILFFWVARMSMMGIKFMEAVPFRDVYIHALVRDSKGQKMSKSKGNVVDPLIMIEKYGADAFRFSLAAFAAQGRDIRFSEERVEGYRYFVNKLWNAARFVMMNAEAAGVAADVRQSGLRAVKDLAGRWVLSRLAATTEEVNKALGDYRFNDAASSIYQFIWHEFCDWYIEMSKDALYSDAGDKAETISCLLSVLDSSLRLLHPFMPFVTEEVWQSIGKAGEKSGESIVISPYPTDLPRDHDAEEEMFYLMEAVVGIRNVRGEMNISPGLEVRAFVRTFTDRASEVLMENSSFIKRLARVTEMTIGRGIERPKGAATAVKDSFEIYVPLEGLLNITAEIDRLMKEKKKVEESLGLLERKMMNDDFLKRAPRDIVEKEKAKHQELMQRDERLELGIQRLKEVEVKNG